TTTTATCAATTCACAAAATTATATTCCCGGAACTGATGATAAGAAAGGCAATAACGAACATCGTATTTTCCAGCAGTTTATAACACGCCAAAATTTTGGAAGGATTTATCTGCAACACCGTTATCGCGTGGAAGAACGCTTTTTGGAAAATGATTTTCAAATGCGTTTTCGTTATTTTTTAGCTTTGAATGTCCCAATAAATAAACCCAAAATGGAAGACAATGCCTTTTATTTTTCAGCCTATAACGAAATTTTCATAAACGCAGAATCTCCTGTTTTTGACAGAGACCGTCTTTATGGCGCATTAGGTTATATGATCAATAAGAATTTCAGGGTTGAAGCTGGTTTTATGCGACAAATACAGGAAAAAACCGGACGAAATCAATTTCAGATTGCAGTTTACAATTCTATACCTTTTAACAGTAGTAAATAACCTTTTAAAATCTGTAGATATGGCAACAGTAAATAATAATTTTGCAAAAGCCGAAATGTTGATAAGAAAACCTGTCTCAGAAGTTTTTCAGACTTTTATTAACCCTGAAATTACCAGTAAATTCTGGTTTACTAAAGGATCCGAAAAATTAGAAGAAGGTAAATCAGCTCAATGGTCCTGGGAGATGTATGGTTTCTCTCTTACTATTTTTACTAAAGTAATTGAAGAAGATAAACGAATTGTAATTGAATGGGGAAATAGCGGAGAAGAGACCATTGTAGAATGGATTTTTAATGCTTTGGATGAAAAAGAAACTTTTTAGCATCACTAATTATAATTTCAAAGGTGATGCTGATACAATACTCTCTGAAGTTCGCAATTCTACTGAAGGTTTCACATTGGTTTTAGCCGGTGCAAAAGCTTTTTTGGAGCATAACATTCAGTTGAATTTAGTCCTGGACAGATTTCCAAAAGGTTTGAGTTAATCAACTAAAAATAAAGTCATGGCAGCTGTACCTATTTCTAAACCAGCAAATGTTGATGAATATATTGGATGTTTCCCAAGCGATGTTCAGGAAGTATTAGAAAAAATCCGAATGACAATTCACAAGGCAGCTCCTGATGCTAAGGAAAAAATCAGTTACTCCATGCCGGCATTTGAACAAAACGGAATTGTGGTGTACTTTGCCGCATTTAAAAATCACATTGGCCTTTATGCATTGCCAAGCGGTCATTCAGCATTTAAAGAAGCTCTTTCTAAATATAAATCGGGCAAAGGCTCTGTACAATTTCCATTAAATCAGTCAATACCATTCGATTTAATTACCAAAATTGTAAAATTCAGAGTACAGGAAAATCTTGAAAAAGTAAAAAGTAAAAATAAATAATCGATTATGAATTTATCTGAACATTACAATACGCTTTTCAAAACATCATCTGAACTGATTTTATCTGAAACTTATTCTATAGATTCTAAAATTAGGGATGATTCAGATAAAAGATTTGGCGTTACTTTGCTAATTCGCCCGAATGATGAAATAAAAAATAATATTCAGGCATTCCTAAAAGAAATAAAAAAAGCAGAACCGGAGCAATACTACTATCCAAATGCTGATATTCATATAACTGTTCTATCCATTATTTCGTGTACTGAAGGTTTTACACTGAATCAGTTTCCTACGTCACAATACGTTGAAATTATTGAAAAAAGCCTGGTAGATATAAATGAAATAGAGATAGAATACCGGGGCGTTACGCTATCTCCCTCAGCGATAATGGTTCAGGGTTTTCCATCTGATGATTCATTGAATACCTTCCGTAGTAAATTACGCGAAAACTTTAAAAAATCTTCCCTACCGCAAAGTATGGACAGCCGTTACACTTTAACCGCTGCGCATTCGACAATTATGCGCTTTCAGAATAAATTACAAAACCCAAAAAAGCTTATTGAAATTGTTGAAAAATTCAGAAATCACAATTTTGGAAAATTCACCGTCGATAAAATTGAATTAGTTTTTAACGACTGGTATCAGCGTGAAAAGAACACTGTAAATATGTGCGATCTTTATCTGAAATATTTTTAGGCTTGTTTTCTTTTTAACCTTTTTTCAAAATATTTCCTAATCCTTTTCCAATCTGTTCAATCGCTTCTATACCTTTTGTCAATGGAGTTGCGGTAAAGTCTTCATAAGCATCCATTGCACTTTCTTTTCGCCCATCCTGTGGGTAAACCAGGATCAGGTTATTATCACTGAAGGATTTTTCAAATTTCTGTGGCAATTTATCAAAGATAGACTGATAAGAAACAGACCCTTTTCTTGACAGATTAAACACAATCAAATCTGTTGGTTTAATTTCATCCGAAATAGCTTCAAAATCATCCCAGTCTAAAATACTTTTGAAAGCCAGTTTTGTATTTAATTTCAGGTTATTCACTATTTGCTGAATTGCCTGATATGTTTTATATTCCCCATAAATAACTATCTGAGTGCTTAATTCCTGTGCTAACCTGCATATTTTCTGGATTAAAGGCTGAAATCCGATTCCTCTTTCAGAAAAAGGCGGACAAATGAAAACCAGTCTTTTCTCTTCGACAAAAGGTTTTTGAAACCTGCAGATAAAAAGGTTTTTATCAACATTATTGATGATAGAATCAACATTTTCTCCAAAAATCTTGTCGAGAAAACCTGTTTTTCTTGGCCATCCAATGATTACAATATCAGACATAATTTCTTTGGAGGTCCTTGCTATACCACTAGCCGGATTGTGATCTATTCTTGCAATGGTATTGATCTTAATTTCAGAAGCAGATCCCTGAATAACAAATTTATCAACTGCTTTTTGATATTT
The Flavobacterium flavigenum genome window above contains:
- a CDS encoding DUF2490 domain-containing protein, with translation MKYLKAYYLLFALIISVNLINAQDTDTGNWFMYFGNQAINKKWNWHNEVQYRNYNFAGDTQQLLLRTGIGYNLTENNNNILLGYGFINSQNYIPGTDDKKGNNEHRIFQQFITRQNFGRIYLQHRYRVEERFLENDFQMRFRYFLALNVPINKPKMEDNAFYFSAYNEIFINAESPVFDRDRLYGALGYMINKNFRVEAGFMRQIQEKTGRNQFQIAVYNSIPFNSSK
- a CDS encoding iron chaperone: MAAVPISKPANVDEYIGCFPSDVQEVLEKIRMTIHKAAPDAKEKISYSMPAFEQNGIVVYFAAFKNHIGLYALPSGHSAFKEALSKYKSGKGSVQFPLNQSIPFDLITKIVKFRVQENLEKVKSKNK
- a CDS encoding 2'-5' RNA ligase family protein; translation: MNLSEHYNTLFKTSSELILSETYSIDSKIRDDSDKRFGVTLLIRPNDEIKNNIQAFLKEIKKAEPEQYYYPNADIHITVLSIISCTEGFTLNQFPTSQYVEIIEKSLVDINEIEIEYRGVTLSPSAIMVQGFPSDDSLNTFRSKLRENFKKSSLPQSMDSRYTLTAAHSTIMRFQNKLQNPKKLIEIVEKFRNHNFGKFTVDKIELVFNDWYQREKNTVNMCDLYLKYF